In uncultured Desulfobacter sp., one DNA window encodes the following:
- a CDS encoding enoyl-CoA hydratase/isomerase family protein, translating into MAVIEWKKQNGVAIVSMNNAANRMNKIFSQDFKHCLDRIESDAQVKSIILTSLDEKNFSQGVDVEWIGEKFAVNQGQEVIDFMYGMNDVFKRLLLFPVPVIAAINGHAFGNGAILTCACDFRFMRKDKGFFCFPEVDIGIPFLPGMIALIRKALPEYIFNHMMLSGQRMTAVDLEHANVLVKACENQEDLMKEAMAFATNFDKKRGIFRELKNRVHNRVIRIMDEQDPEYIDTLNLFVAEE; encoded by the coding sequence TTGGCCGTTATCGAATGGAAAAAACAAAATGGGGTGGCAATCGTTTCGATGAACAACGCTGCCAACAGAATGAATAAAATTTTTTCACAGGATTTTAAGCACTGTCTTGACCGGATAGAGTCAGATGCACAAGTCAAATCGATAATCCTTACGAGTCTGGATGAAAAGAACTTTTCCCAGGGTGTTGATGTGGAATGGATCGGTGAAAAATTCGCTGTAAACCAAGGCCAAGAAGTTATTGACTTCATGTATGGCATGAATGATGTATTCAAGCGCCTGCTGCTTTTTCCCGTACCTGTAATCGCTGCTATTAACGGTCATGCCTTTGGTAACGGCGCCATTCTAACTTGCGCCTGCGATTTCAGGTTCATGAGAAAAGACAAAGGGTTCTTTTGTTTTCCCGAGGTGGATATCGGCATTCCTTTTCTGCCCGGCATGATCGCTCTGATACGCAAGGCGCTTCCCGAATACATATTCAATCATATGATGCTGTCCGGTCAGCGGATGACCGCAGTGGACCTTGAACATGCCAATGTGCTTGTCAAAGCCTGTGAAAACCAGGAAGATTTGATGAAAGAAGCTATGGCATTTGCCACAAATTTTGACAAAAAGCGCGGTATTTTCCGGGAACTGAAAAACCGGGTTCATAACCGCGTGATCCGAATAATGGATGAACAGGACCCTGAATATATTGACACGCTCAATCTGTTTGTCGCCGAAGAATAA
- a CDS encoding selenium metabolism-associated LysR family transcriptional regulator, giving the protein MDLWQLHIFVSVVEQKSFSRASEQIHLSQPTVSTHIKELEAHFQCRLLDRLGKVTEPTRAGTILYDYAKRMLALKQETQSAMLDFLGHTKGQLIIGGSTIPAGYILPRMMGAFKIAFPDVSIHMTVGDTGQISRAVKDGELELAVVGAQINDPDIVQEKLVEDEMKLVVPSGHEWADRESVTCKDLLSQPVIAREQGSGTWKTVLASMEKAGVDVSRLEPAVTMGNSVSVIQGILNNVGISILSTIAVTEELARGSLHALSVEDLDLSRHFYLTLSRKRTRSPICEKFVQFLKDQVLA; this is encoded by the coding sequence GTGGACTTGTGGCAACTTCATATTTTTGTTTCTGTTGTTGAGCAGAAAAGTTTTTCCAGAGCGTCAGAACAGATTCATCTATCCCAGCCAACAGTGTCCACGCATATCAAAGAGCTGGAGGCGCATTTCCAATGTCGCCTGCTGGATAGGTTGGGGAAGGTGACAGAGCCTACCCGGGCCGGCACGATCCTCTATGACTATGCCAAGCGGATGTTGGCCTTAAAACAGGAAACCCAGTCCGCCATGCTGGATTTTTTGGGGCATACCAAAGGACAGTTGATCATTGGGGGGTCAACCATTCCGGCCGGGTATATCCTGCCCAGGATGATGGGGGCATTTAAAATTGCTTTTCCGGATGTATCCATCCATATGACGGTCGGGGATACCGGCCAGATTTCCCGGGCGGTAAAAGACGGTGAACTGGAACTGGCTGTGGTGGGTGCACAGATCAATGATCCCGACATTGTCCAGGAAAAACTGGTTGAAGATGAAATGAAACTTGTCGTGCCCTCCGGTCATGAATGGGCGGATCGGGAAAGCGTGACCTGCAAGGATTTGCTGTCCCAACCGGTGATCGCCAGGGAACAAGGGTCAGGTACCTGGAAAACTGTTTTGGCCAGCATGGAAAAGGCCGGGGTTGATGTCTCTCGGCTTGAGCCCGCAGTGACTATGGGCAATTCGGTTTCGGTCATTCAAGGCATTCTCAATAATGTGGGTATCTCCATTCTCTCAACCATCGCAGTAACCGAGGAACTGGCCAGGGGCAGCCTGCATGCCTTGAGTGTTGAAGATCTTGACCTGTCCAGACATTTTTATCTGACCTTGTCCCGCAAGAGAACCCGTTCACCGATTTGTGAAAAATTTGTCCAATTTTTAAAGGACCAAGTGTTGGCCTGA
- the coaD gene encoding pantetheine-phosphate adenylyltransferase — translation MITRKRTIAIYPGSFDPLTNGHLDVIRRAQEIFDHVIVGVLYNSSKRTPLFSTEERISIIQECFDEPSVELDAARIEVETFDGLLVEYARMKNAVAIIRGMRALSDFESEFQMALMNRKLNREVQSVFLMTGSRWIFTSSSIIKEVARYGGDISDMVPRPVERRVKEKFETLVKSKKWKDHYN, via the coding sequence ATGATTACCCGAAAACGTACAATTGCCATTTACCCTGGTTCCTTTGATCCTTTGACAAACGGACATCTTGATGTCATCAGACGCGCCCAGGAAATTTTTGATCATGTGATTGTAGGGGTATTGTATAATTCGTCTAAGAGGACACCCTTGTTTTCTACCGAGGAGCGTATCTCCATAATTCAGGAATGTTTTGACGAACCATCGGTCGAGTTGGACGCAGCAAGGATTGAGGTGGAGACCTTTGACGGGCTTCTTGTGGAATATGCCCGAATGAAAAATGCCGTGGCCATTATCCGGGGTATGCGCGCATTGTCTGATTTTGAAAGTGAGTTTCAGATGGCACTGATGAATCGAAAACTTAATCGGGAGGTCCAGTCCGTCTTTCTTATGACAGGATCTCGCTGGATTTTTACTTCATCGTCCATCATCAAAGAGGTCGCGCGGTATGGCGGGGACATTTCCGATATGGTTCCCCGACCCGTGGAGCGCAGGGTAAAAGAGAAATTCGAGACACTCGTGAAAAGTAAAAAATGGAAAGATCATTATAATTAA
- the rsmD gene encoding 16S rRNA (guanine(966)-N(2))-methyltransferase RsmD, with amino-acid sequence MRIISGTCRGRKLVQIEGKDIRPTSDRVREALFNILGPGIREKRVLDMFAGTGAFGLEALSRGAQFAVFVDAARSSCDVIKRNVELCRMADSARIINHNLINASLSVFNQPFDLIFMDPPYNKGYPEQVLGKPGFFDLLTPGAIVIVEQSVKESLNYPVNSLDKYLEKKYSRTALIFLRKSDRLQGCV; translated from the coding sequence ATGCGTATTATCAGCGGTACCTGCCGGGGCAGGAAATTGGTTCAGATTGAGGGAAAGGACATCCGGCCAACCTCGGACCGGGTCAGAGAGGCTTTGTTTAATATCCTTGGCCCGGGTATCCGGGAGAAAAGAGTTCTTGATATGTTTGCCGGTACCGGGGCCTTCGGGCTTGAAGCGTTGAGCCGTGGGGCGCAGTTCGCTGTCTTTGTGGATGCGGCCAGGTCTTCCTGCGATGTAATCAAGCGCAACGTTGAGCTGTGCCGGATGGCCGATTCTGCCCGGATTATCAATCATAATCTTATCAATGCGTCTTTATCGGTATTTAATCAACCCTTTGATTTGATTTTTATGGATCCGCCTTACAATAAAGGGTATCCCGAACAGGTGCTTGGAAAACCAGGGTTTTTTGACCTCCTTACACCCGGTGCAATTGTCATTGTGGAACAGTCTGTCAAAGAAAGCCTCAACTATCCTGTAAACAGCCTTGACAAATACCTGGAAAAAAAATACTCAAGAACAGCACTTATATTTTTGCGGAAATCCGACAGACTACAAGGATGCGTATGA